TGAACTTTTGACAATAAGTCTGAGCTATTGAAAAAAATAAAAACGATAAGATTAATAAATTCCTTTTCATGACAAATGCTAAGATATGTTTTTTTTGGTGGTGTATTTAATCTCCTCCGAATCTTCATCAATTGGCATGAAAGTATCTTCCTCAGGGATGGGGTATATTTTTCGTTTTTTTGTGCTCACCTTTCTTCTCTGTCCTGGTCCTTTAGTCGACAAAACAGAATTCTTAATTATCATTTTGGATTTTTTCACCATTTTTTCAGAGTTTAAGCGAGCAGTTTCTCCAATTTCATTTTCCATTTTTCCCAGTCCTTCATTTCTTTCGTTTGTAAGTCAATAAATCTTTGAGTATGATCGTGATGAACCAGATGGCAAAGTTCATGAATAATAACATATTCAATACAACCTTTAGGTGCCTTGATCAATTCTGGGTTCAGAATGATTTTACCTTTTGGTGTACAGCTTCCCCAACGGGTTGGCATATCTCTTAATACAATTGATGACGGTTCAACCTCATATATTTTGAATCTGTCTATAATTGGTTGGGCTATTGATCGAAACTTGATCTTCGCATTTCCTAAATACCAACCATTTACCAACTGCCTGACTCGTAGTTTATCTAATGTTGCCACTTCAATAAACTTTCCTTTCAACTTTACTGATTCCAGTTTTTTTTGCACGATACTCAAACGGTATTGTCTGCCGAGATATAAATGCGTTTCGCCTCCTACAAATTTTTTTGCAGGTGTCTTTGGATGGAAAGTAAGGAAGAAACTTTGTTGCCTGATTATCCAAGATGCTTTCTTTCTAAGTTTCTCTTCGACTTTTTCCAGCGTTGTATCACCAGGGGCTTTTACTAAAACTGACAGATCCGGTTTTACAGTTATCCCTAAGGTTTTTCTATTGGAATATTCCAGATGAAAATCTATTTGCTTTGAACCGAATTGAATTGCAGATTTCATTACCTATAACGGATTTTAGCAACATCAATACATTTGTTAGAGATCTCATCCATGTCTCCAAATGAGAGATTGAGGTGGTATTTGTCCCTCACTTCATCAATCAGATAATCTCCGATTTCGATCTGCAATTTTCCGGTTATGTTGGTTTTAAATTGCCAGTC
This genomic stretch from Bacteroidales bacterium harbors:
- a CDS encoding M48 family metallopeptidase gives rise to the protein MKSAIQFGSKQIDFHLEYSNRKTLGITVKPDLSVLVKAPGDTTLEKVEEKLRKKASWIIRQQSFFLTFHPKTPAKKFVGGETHLYLGRQYRLSIVQKKLESVKLKGKFIEVATLDKLRVRQLVNGWYLGNAKIKFRSIAQPIIDRFKIYEVEPSSIVLRDMPTRWGSCTPKGKIILNPELIKAPKGCIEYVIIHELCHLVHHDHTQRFIDLQTKEMKDWEKWKMKLEKLLA